A genomic region of Glycine max cultivar Williams 82 chromosome 15, Glycine_max_v4.0, whole genome shotgun sequence contains the following coding sequences:
- the LOC100776967 gene encoding heavy metal-associated isoprenylated plant protein 7, which translates to MGEENKEEERKEETTEEKKEEEKKDEEPPEIVLKVDMHCEACARKVAKALKGFEGVEEVTADSKASKVVVKGKAADPIKVCERLQKKSGKKVELISPLPKPPEEKKEEIKEEPQPEEKKEEPPPVVTVVLKVRMHCEACAQVIQKRIRKIQGVESVETSLGNDQVIVKGVIDPAKLVDYVYKRTKKQASIVKEEEKEKKEEEEKKEEKEKEKKEGEESKGEDAEEGDTKTDIKRSEYWPLRSYVDYVDYPYAPQIFSDENPNACTVM; encoded by the exons ATGGGTGAA GAGaacaaggaagaagaaaggaaagaagagaccacagaggaaaagaaggaagaagagaaaaaggatgAAGAGCCCCCAGAGATAGTACTCAAGGTTGATATGCACTGTGAAGCTTGTGCAAGGAAAGTTGCAAAGGCATTGAAAGGATTTGAAG GAGTGGAGGAGGTGACTGCAGATAGCAAGGCAAGCAAAGTGGTAGTGAAAGGAAAGGCAGCAGACCCCATAAAGGTGTGTGAGAGACTACAAAAGAAAAGTGGCAAGAAAGTGGAGCTCATTTCACCTTTGCCTAAGCCTCCagaggagaaaaaagaagaaattaaagaagaacCGCAGCCAGAGGAGAAAAAGGAGGAG CCCCCTCCTGTGGTAACAGTAGTTCTCAAAGTTCGAATGCATTGTGAAGCATGTGCTCAAGTTATACAAAAGCGAATCCGCAAGATTCAAG GAGTAGAGTCAGTGGAGACAAGCTTGGGAAATGATCAAGTCATAGTAAAAGGTGTGATTGACCCAGCAAAGCTTGTTGATTATGTGTACAAGAGGACCAAAAAGCAAGCTTCTATTGTGAAAgaggaggaaaaggaaaagaaggaagaagaggagaaaaaggaagagaaagaaaaagagaaaaaagaaggtgAAGAAAGCAAGGGAGAAGATGCTGAAGAGGGTGATACTAAAACTGACATCAAGCGAAGTGAATACTGGCCATTAAGGTCCTACGTTGACTACGTTGACTACCCTTATGCTCCTCAGATTTTCAGTGATGAGAACCCAAATGCATGCACTGTAATGTAG
- the LOC100777497 gene encoding SNF1-related protein kinase regulatory subunit beta-2: MGNVNGRDDVNGTPSGTEGEEEEAGEEGGSDSVADCMSSNPGHRAPSELMGHSPPASPRATQSPFMFTPQVPVVPLQKPDEMHAPSPSWMQTTSGYEDMYCELGIPTMITWSYDGKEVAVEGSWDNWKTRMALQRSGKDFTIMKVLPSGVYQFRFIVDGQWRYAPDLPWAQDDAGNAYNILDLQDYVPEDIGSISSFEPPKSPDSSYNNLQLSSEDYAKEPPLVPPYLQMTLLNIPSTNMEVQPLTSRPQHVVLNHLYMQKGKGSPSVVALGTTHRFVAKYVTVVLYKSLQR; the protein is encoded by the exons ATGGGCAATGTCAATGGGAGAGACGATGTTAATGGTACTCCATCGGGAaccgaaggagaagaagaagaagccggAGAAGAGGGTGGTTCTGACAGTGTCGCCGATTGCATGTCTTCCAACCCTGGCCATCGTGCGCCTTCCGAGTTGATGGGTCATTCTCCCCCTGCTAGCCCTAGAGCAACCCAATCTCCATTCATGTTCACCCCACAA GTTCCGGTGGTTCCGCTACAAAAACCTGATGAGATGCATGCTCCAAGCCCTTCCTGGATGCAGACTACATCAGGATATGAGGATATGTACTGTGAACTAGGGATTCCAACGATGATTACTTGGAGCTATGATGGGAAGGAAGTTGCTGTGGAGGGTTCGTGGGATAATTGgaaaacaag AATGGCTTTACAGAGATCAGGGAAGGACTTCACAATAATGAAGGTGCTGCCATCTGGTGTATACCAATTTAGATTTATTGTGGATGGGCAGTGGAGGTACGCACCTGACTTGCCTTGGGCTCAAGATGATGCTGGGAATGCATACAACATTTTGGACTTGCAG GATTATGTTCCTGAAGACATTGGAAGCATTTCTAGTTTTGAACCTCCTAAATCACCAGACTCTAGCTATAACAACTTACAACTTAGTTCTGAAGATTATGCAAAGGAGCCACCATTGGTTCCTCCATATTTACAAATGACGCTTCTTAACATTCCGTCAACAAATATGGAAGTCCAACCTCTTACATCCAGACCTCAGCATGTGGTACTCAATCATCTTTACATGCAGAAAGGAAAGGGTAGCCCTTCAGTGGTTGCCCTTGGTACGACTCATCGGTTTGTAGCCAAATATGTGACTGTGGTGCTGTACAAGTCTTTGCAGAGGTAA
- the LOC100527750 gene encoding uncharacterized protein isoform X5, whose product MLCYGDEVVHMQLRCWCSSTAVSSDQILDRVIALAKKYDKMDGSKVTETADFQKDLNLDSLDRVELIMALEEEFSIEIPDEKADKLVCCADVAKYIAEVDQKNVQKP is encoded by the exons ATGCTATGCTATGG GGATGAGGTTGTGCATATGCAATTGAGATGTTGGTGCTCTTCAACAGCCGTCAGCTCTGATCAAATACTGGACCGAGTGATTGCACTGGCCaagaaatatgataaaatgGATGGCTCAAAG GTTACTGAAACAGCTGATTTTCAAAAAGATTTGAACCTGGACAGTTTGGACAGAGTGGAACTCATTATGGCCCTTGAAGAAGAATTTTCTATTGAAATCCCTGATGAGAAGGCAGATAAGCTTGTTTGCTGTGCTGATGTTGCAAAATACATAGCAGAGGTCGATCAGAAAAATGTGCAAAAGCCCTGA
- the LOC100527750 gene encoding uncharacterized protein isoform X1: MVVLGSFTDLNMQNIRKSILTRVNLRRSTERWFLTRDEVVHMQLRCWCSSTAVSSDQILDRVIALAKKYDKMDGSKVTETADFQKDLNLDSLDRVELIMALEEEFSIEIPDEKADKLVCCADVAKYIAEVDQKNVQKP, translated from the exons ATGG TGGTGCTTGGATCATTTACTGACTTGAATATGCAAAACATAAGGAAATCTATCTTGACTCGTGTGAATTTGAGGAGGTCAACCGAAAGATGGTTTTTGACCAGGGATGAGGTTGTGCATATGCAATTGAGATGTTGGTGCTCTTCAACAGCCGTCAGCTCTGATCAAATACTGGACCGAGTGATTGCACTGGCCaagaaatatgataaaatgGATGGCTCAAAG GTTACTGAAACAGCTGATTTTCAAAAAGATTTGAACCTGGACAGTTTGGACAGAGTGGAACTCATTATGGCCCTTGAAGAAGAATTTTCTATTGAAATCCCTGATGAGAAGGCAGATAAGCTTGTTTGCTGTGCTGATGTTGCAAAATACATAGCAGAGGTCGATCAGAAAAATGTGCAAAAGCCCTGA
- the LOC100527750 gene encoding uncharacterized protein isoform X2, giving the protein MISHFRKSILTRVNLRRSTERWFLTRDEVVHMQLRCWCSSTAVSSDQILDRVIALAKKYDKMDGSKVTETADFQKDLNLDSLDRVELIMALEEEFSIEIPDEKADKLVCCADVAKYIAEVDQKNVQKP; this is encoded by the exons ATGATATCACATTTCAG GAAATCTATCTTGACTCGTGTGAATTTGAGGAGGTCAACCGAAAGATGGTTTTTGACCAGGGATGAGGTTGTGCATATGCAATTGAGATGTTGGTGCTCTTCAACAGCCGTCAGCTCTGATCAAATACTGGACCGAGTGATTGCACTGGCCaagaaatatgataaaatgGATGGCTCAAAG GTTACTGAAACAGCTGATTTTCAAAAAGATTTGAACCTGGACAGTTTGGACAGAGTGGAACTCATTATGGCCCTTGAAGAAGAATTTTCTATTGAAATCCCTGATGAGAAGGCAGATAAGCTTGTTTGCTGTGCTGATGTTGCAAAATACATAGCAGAGGTCGATCAGAAAAATGTGCAAAAGCCCTGA
- the LOC100527750 gene encoding uncharacterized protein isoform X4, which translates to MISHFRDEVVHMQLRCWCSSTAVSSDQILDRVIALAKKYDKMDGSKVTETADFQKDLNLDSLDRVELIMALEEEFSIEIPDEKADKLVCCADVAKYIAEVDQKNVQKP; encoded by the exons ATGATATCACATTTCAG GGATGAGGTTGTGCATATGCAATTGAGATGTTGGTGCTCTTCAACAGCCGTCAGCTCTGATCAAATACTGGACCGAGTGATTGCACTGGCCaagaaatatgataaaatgGATGGCTCAAAG GTTACTGAAACAGCTGATTTTCAAAAAGATTTGAACCTGGACAGTTTGGACAGAGTGGAACTCATTATGGCCCTTGAAGAAGAATTTTCTATTGAAATCCCTGATGAGAAGGCAGATAAGCTTGTTTGCTGTGCTGATGTTGCAAAATACATAGCAGAGGTCGATCAGAAAAATGTGCAAAAGCCCTGA
- the LOC100527750 gene encoding uncharacterized protein isoform X3 translates to MQNIRKSILTRVNLRRSTERWFLTRDEVVHMQLRCWCSSTAVSSDQILDRVIALAKKYDKMDGSKVTETADFQKDLNLDSLDRVELIMALEEEFSIEIPDEKADKLVCCADVAKYIAEVDQKNVQKP, encoded by the exons ATGCAAAACATAAGGAAATCTATCTTGACTCGTGTGAATTTGAGGAGGTCAACCGAAAGATGGTTTTTGACCAGGGATGAGGTTGTGCATATGCAATTGAGATGTTGGTGCTCTTCAACAGCCGTCAGCTCTGATCAAATACTGGACCGAGTGATTGCACTGGCCaagaaatatgataaaatgGATGGCTCAAAG GTTACTGAAACAGCTGATTTTCAAAAAGATTTGAACCTGGACAGTTTGGACAGAGTGGAACTCATTATGGCCCTTGAAGAAGAATTTTCTATTGAAATCCCTGATGAGAAGGCAGATAAGCTTGTTTGCTGTGCTGATGTTGCAAAATACATAGCAGAGGTCGATCAGAAAAATGTGCAAAAGCCCTGA
- the LOC100527750 gene encoding uncharacterized protein LOC100527750 (The RefSeq protein has 2 substitutions compared to this genomic sequence): MQLRCWCSSTAVSSDQILDRVIALAKKYDKMDGSKVTETADFQKDLNLDSLDRVELIMALEEEFSVEIPDEKADKLVCCADAAKYIAEVDQKNVQKP, encoded by the exons ATGCAATTGAGATGTTGGTGCTCTTCAACAGCCGTCAGCTCTGATCAAATACTGGACCGAGTGATTGCACTGGCCaagaaatatgataaaatgGATGGCTCAAAG GTTACTGAAACAGCTGATTTTCAAAAAGATTTGAACCTGGACAGTTTGGACAGAGTGGAACTCATTATGGCCCTTGAAGAAGAATTTTCTATTGAAATCCCTGATGAGAAGGCAGATAAGCTTGTTTGCTGTGCTGATGTTGCAAAATACATAGCAGAGGTCGATCAGAAAAATGTGCAAAAGCCCTGA
- the LOC100778034 gene encoding nuclear transcription factor Y subunit B-3 produces MAESDNESGGHTGNASGSNEFSGCREQDRFLPIANVSRIMKKALPANAKISKEAKETVQECVSEFISFITGEASDKCQKEKRKTINGDDLLWAMTTLGFEEYVEPLKVYLHKYRELEGEKTAMMGRPHERDEGYGHATPMMIMMGHQQQQHQGHVYGSGTTTGSASSARTR; encoded by the coding sequence ATGGCTGAGTCGGACAACGAGTCCGGAGGTCACACGGGGAACGCAAGCGGAAGCAACGAATTCTCCGGTTGCAGGGAGCAAGACAGGTTCCTTCCGATAGCGAACGTGAGCAGGATCATGAAGAAGGCGTTGCCGGCGAACGCGAAGATCTCGAAGGAGGCGAAGGAGACGGTGCAGGAGTGCGTGTCGGAGTTCATCAGCTTCATAACAGGAGAAGCGTCCGATAAGTGCCAGAAGGAGAAGAGGAAGACGATCAACGGCGATGATCTGCTGTGGGCCATGACCACGCTGGGATTCGAGGAGTACGTGGAGCCTCTCAAGGTTTATCTGCATAAGTATAGGGAGCTGGAAGGGGAGAAAACTGCTATGATGGGAAGGCCACATGAGAGGGATGAGGGTTATGGTCATGCAACTCCTATGATGATCATGATGGGGCATCAACAGCAGCAGCATCAGGGACACGTGTATGGATCTGGAACTACTACTGGATCAGCATCTTCTGCAAGAACTAGATAA